Part of the Capsicum annuum cultivar UCD-10X-F1 chromosome 12, UCD10Xv1.1, whole genome shotgun sequence genome is shown below.
ACAGCCAGTGGACCATTTGTTTCATGGCTACAAGCTGGCCTTCTCAACGGAGAGAATTTTACAGAAAGCTTGATCTCTCCAAAATCACTTACAGAGATGGTCCGCGAAGACAAACTCTCTTCCTCCACGAGGTAGAGAGAAGGCCTGCATATACTCTTCCTTCCTCAGAACCCACTTGTGAGATTTAACTGGTAGGTTGTTTGTTTGTTATGTATGATCATTGCACTTTTCTTTTTCCAATAATTATGTTACTACTATCTTGTACTCTTATACCCAATAATTAGTCTTTTTCCGAAGGTCCTTGAAGATGACAATCACTTTCGCGACCTTCTTTGGTTTGGACTCCTCGTAATCATTGCGGTTGAATTTTCAGGCCATCGGGCTCAAGATGATGACAGAGGTGTGCGTTGATTGGTTTCTATTTTTGTGCGCCTTCTGAGTCATGTACGCAAGTAAGTTGGTTTAAGTTCGACTTTCCTCACTTTAGGCACTTCGGCCTTTTCGTATCTCATTATATCGAGGAGGTATCTATTAGACCCTCAGCGTGATGGTTCGGGCAGCTCGGGCTTGGCTAGGGATTTACATGATCAACCTAGCCAAGAACAAATGGTTCGGGCTAAAGTTATGTTTGCTTGAGGCCAGTTTGCCGACATGAGCATGTAAGCATGGCATGACAAGACCTTGGCAGTGGCGTGGCTAAGGCATGACAAACTAAGGCTGATTTAAGCTAAGTCAAGTCATGTTGCAGAGTTGTGGCTAAGCCAAGGCAAGCTGGGCTAGACGTGGCTGGAACAGGGCGACTTGGGTGCTGACAAGGCCAGTGGCATGGGCGAATGCACAGACACCCAGTGCACTAGTGCGAAATTGACTAAAGTGTGTGCTGGCACTAGGCGTGTGCCTTGCACATGACCGTAGTTGGGCAGTTACAACCGTCTTGGAAATGTGGCAAAGCTTTGTTGTTGTTGGAATTTGAATCCTATCAGTTGGGAATGTCAACTGAATTAAGATAGGATAATGTGCTGGAAATGTGACAAGAGTGGTGGCCTATAAATAGGCACATACATGTTGTCTCAGGGtttgtttggtatgaaggaaaatattttccatgatattttcctagaaaatgttttcttggaaaacaagttgatttcttacttgttttcctatgtttggtTCGTGAATGGAAAATCTTTTCCGGAAAATATTTtgtagtgtttggttggtgaatgaaaaaatatttttcaaaaaatacattttagtatttagctaaagcgtaaaaatacattttaaaaaaataatttttgatctcaaaaaaatatttttttagggtgtgttcgatatggaggaggaaaaatattttctagaaaaataacttatttcttacttatattcgtgtgttcgttatgcaaattggataagtatatattttttaaaagtatttgtatatatttaacaaaaacaatgagaatgaatatgataaaaagggttggataagaaaaaagttttgaattttttttaaaaaataaattaaaaacattaattttttttcttgaagagggGGTTGGTAGGCGGGGGGAGGGGGTTTCAAAATAGATAGTAAGGGtggttaaaaaaatagttttgattttttaaaaaatatatatatatatatgtatttttttggtggtgggggggggggggggNNNNNNNNNNNNNNNNNNNNNNNNNNNNNNNNNNNNNNNNNNNNNNNNNNNNNNNNNNNNNNNNNNNNNNNNNNNNNNNNNNNNNNNNNNNNNNNNNNNNATTTTTTTtgaatgggggtgggggtgggtaggggagtgagggtggggtaaggaaaaaattaaaattttttaaaaaataaatttaaaaaatttaatttattttggggTGAGGGGTGGGGGGAGGAAGTTGGTAGGGTGGTCGGGTAGGgaagataagaaaaaagtttgaattaaaaaaaaaaaaattggaaaggGGTAGGGAGTAGGGTTTTGGGTGTTGCGTAGGGGGgtgaagtaagaaaaaaatttaaaatattttttttaatagcaGTGGTAGGGggcggggtgggggtgggggcggGTGTGGGGGATTGAGGATCGGAGTAGGgatgggtgattttgagagttgtgtgaatatttcaacttaaattggggttgaaagagagttttgaaaaatattttccatattttttcaagagaagtcattttccttagatttgaggaaaataagttgatttggaaaatattttccaaaatcttAAGCCAACCAAAcgtgagaaaattgaaaaacattctGCTTTGTTGTGCTTTATCCTCCTCCTATAACCAACCACgaatttttaatcaaattttaggGAAGAGCATATTGGAGCCGTCAAACAGTCACACATACCAAATGGATGTTGATCAGGTCAGTTGTGATGGTATTGCTTACTTTCAATTGAGTTTTGTTATTTTTGGTTGGACTTAGATTCATTTCTAGGCATGTTGGACATTTCCCCAATTCGATATATTCCTTCTCATCCCTGTTTAGAAAAAACTACTGCTTCATTGTTTTGTCATTAATTCATAATATGATTTTTTGACTGAGAAATTACTGGAACAGTTGATCAGGTGAGTTCAGGGTGTTATTACAACTGAGTCTAATTGTTATTGGTTAGACTTAGATGCCATTTCGAGGTGTCTTTATTTTGAAAAtgtaactattttatttctaGGCGCGTTTGCTATGGCTAAGACCTGTATTCCCATTTTTTAATTCACTTAACACATAGTCGAGCGTTCTGGAGCAGTCTTTGGTGGTAATTAGAAGGAATTGGAATAATGCATGCTATTGGCAACTAAAATATTCCGGTCATCTGTTGCATGCTGCAACTACTAATTGCcttgtaatttcttttttctccATAACTTGCAGAGACTTTTCACCTTTGACGTGGCACCCATGTCAAACTAtccaaaaatacactaatttGGGAGAGTCGGGCACACACCCGTTGACATTTTTGAGGAGTTCGAGCAGCTTAGCTTGAAATATTCAATGTTATTGTTTGTTAGTAATGGTAGATAGAAGAGATTAAAATATCTGACGttaatctattttaaaatcttaGGTTGAAGTATCGAACAGTTGCATGCTTTAATAAATTTGTCTGGTCACTCTTTCTTGTCCTATCAGGTCCCGGCAGTTCACTTCGAAGAGGGAATAATTATGAACATCCCTTAGCAGGTTACCTGTGCGAACTCTCCATCAATTCAAATGTGTTACAAAATTTTGGAATGCATTAATCTCCGATCCTTACTTTAAGATGAAGCATTTCAAGCATGCCAAGAATGACCGAAATTCCCAAAAAATCCTCATTACCCACATGCTCCAGAATGGAAGTAAATTTTTGAGCTACTGTTGTCCTTTATCGTCGGTTCAAATGGCTGAGGATGCAGAAAAACTTGACCGCCCTTTAAGCTCTAAACCATTTTTTAGAGTCATGTGTACTTGCGATGGCTTGGTTGTTGTCATAGTTTCTGATATTATGGATGATACACGCCCCATACATTTGCTATGGAACCCCTCCATAAGAGAATCAATAGTACTTCCCGCTCCAGAGTCTGAAAAAGTCTATTCTACTCGTTATggatttggttatgactcaacTAGCATTGACTATAAGATCCTTAGAACTTGCAGTGTATCTACTGAAATTCTTGCATTGAAAGATGGTTTCTGGAGAAAAATCGATAAATATCCTCATGGTGTTCGGAACTCATTGTTTAGTACTAGTTCTTTGGCATTTGTACACGAGGCATTTCATTGGATCGTTAGATCAGGAGAATATTACTCAGGACGCTCTTACCCAAGAGTGCGGTCTCTGGTTTCATTTAGCATTTCCAAGGAAATGTATGGAGAGATACCCTTGTCGAAGGAAATATTATTATCCTTTGTGGGCGACAGTTATGCTGGCGTTTCAGTATTGGACGGAATGCTACGTGTTAATTCTGGTACTGGTTTGTTGGGGGTCGGATCTTATAAGTTATGGGTATTGAAAGACTACGGTGTCGAGGAATCTTGGAGTGCTTTGCTCACCATAGAAGATCCCTCGATTTATAGACTCTTACCAAAATTTAGGTTTGCTGGTGGTTAAGTGCTATTCTATTGCTCATATGTTCCAAGTGGTGATGTTAGGCGTATCttgtcaagaaaaaaaattccacATGGTGGGGCTGTATTTCGTACAACCGCCAGTGGACCATTTGTTTCATGGCTGCAAGCTGGCCTTCTCAACGGAGAAACTTTTACAGAAAGCTTGATCTCTCCAAAATCTCTTACAATTAGGATAGGATCATGTATATGCTCGTATCTGTTTCAATTCGTAAGCCTAGGCAAACAAACCGTTGAGCGGGAAAAAGGGCTGAAACCATAGTATGTACGTGTGGCTGCCGAAGTGGATGCGAACAAACAGGTCGATTAGTAGTACTTTTTTATTTCGTTTTAGCGCGTAACATTAGAGTGATTACTCTTTTTTTAAGTCGCTATCGACTCAATGGactattctctctctctctctctctctctgtggCACGACACGCACAAGGTTCTCGATTAGTTGAATCATATGCCATGCCCCTTCTAAGAGCTTAAGTTTTGTTGAATTGTTTAACACACCTTTCATGTGTAAGTTTAGAGCCTTTTCCTTAGACCCAGGAGACACAACTATTTTTATGAAGGGTAACAGTGGAACCTCGGAAGGAGGAAGGAGAAGTGTTGTAAGCTTTGAACAGAAGCTCCGGTAAATGGTGCGTGGTTAGCATGTAAGAGAGGACTAGTTGTCCCTTGTGTTCCTCTTGGGAACTGCGAGGATCTACTTAGCGGTAGGTATGTCCATGCATCAATCAAACATAGGATCAATCTCTACATGCTCTCAACACCATATTGAATTGTCCAAAAAAACATGGTTATAAACTCAACACTTTGATTTTCTTATTCTGGTcttcaacaatttttttattctGTCATAGAAAGTTACTAATGGAGACATGACATAGAGCATAAGTACATAGATAATAATAATCTGAACAAAGCTGAAAATCCAATTCCACAAGCATGAAATAGAGCATTAAGTCTCATGCCTTGAAAGAAACACCAGCAAATGCAACTCCACAAGCAAGCATCAACTGTGAAACAATTAGTTGTTCTAGTTTCTATGTCCTCCATTAAACATAACACTTTTGTTTCACATATGAAGGAGCTGATGTATTTTACACAGAGTCACAAACCTTTAGCTTTTCTATTGCCAGTAAGTATAAAAGAAACCAGAAACTTACCCCTGcaacctaagttgctcggactcttcaaaaatgtctacgggTGCGTGCCGGATCCtccaaaatagtgtatttctGAAGGATCCGACACAGGTGCAGCAACACTTGTGGAGAGTCCAAGCAACTAGTCTCTGCAACTGCCATGATTGGTCAACATTGTATTGCCACAAAAGCAAGTTTGACCAGCTAAGAAAAAACACACAGAGTAATGTATGGATTTCATATAAAACATGAAGAGGAAGAGAACATTTCAGACGATGTCGTGGTAGAGTACCAAAAagggcagctcggtgcactatagctaccgctatgcgcggtgtccggggaagggcccaaCCACAAAGGTGTATCGGTAGAGTACCAAGGTCCTAAATTCTAGTGTCCATTGAAAGGATAAAATTCATAGTATATCTTCACCTTACTGATTAGTAGAACTGTTACAAATAATAATCAGAAGAAGCACTGGAAGTTTCCAAAAGTCTAgaagaaaaacatcaataatctGTCAACTTGCTCCATAAGTGGCtccctatgttgctcggactcttcaacaATGTTAACAGGTGCATGTCGGTTCCTGTGtgacacgggtgcggcatcaaaagtgaagagtccgtgcAACTTAGGTGGCTCCCAAGAGTCGAACTTACCATTGTATGATCTAGCAGTCACGGAAAAGATCACACAGGAATTCAGATAGTCAGACCTTTGATGTAAATTGGAGGTTATGTCACTGAAAGACACATTACACAGAAGAACCATCTATGAATTGAGTAGAACGGTAAGAGATGTAAATAATAATACATAGGTATAACCTGTCAATGTAACGCAGAAGAAGCATTCACAGCCTGTTTGGCCAAGCGTTTGAAAGATCAAAAGTACTTATTTTTCAATAAAAGCACTAACTATAGTTTcgtgataaaataaatatgttcTTGAAAATATTGGCCAATCACAAACTACAACTCTCCCAAAGCACTTTTGATAAGAAAAACTTCTCAAAATAAGCTGAAACTTCTCGAGGCCTTGGCTTCTTTGACATGATTGATTGCCAAATCTGTGGCATCACTATGCCATATatgtttaataacaacaacaacaacatacccagtgtactcccacatagtggggtctgcagagagtagagtgtacgcggaccataccactaccttagatgaagtagagaaactgtttccaatagaccccaaGCTTAGGACCGatagcagtataacaaacacaaaacataaatgcatataaactagtacaatctgcaaaataaactaacgtcactagccataagataatactaccgccacaagataatactaaaaactatttATCTGAAACTATAGACATCACTCAACagcacgaacaagaaacttcagatataaATAAAGAACGCTCCCCTATTGTTAACGACGCACTCTCACCCCCTATCcatctaccctaatccgcgttcTCCGCACCTTCCTATCAAAgatcatgtcctccgtaagctgtaactgcacCATATCATACCATATATGTTTAATAACAAATCCCTGAATATTCTACAAAGGAGGAAATTCTTCAGAATTGCCTAGATACTCTTCAGAATTAAATTGATATATGGATTCCTTGGTTCACAAAGCCGAAGAGAAAAGAGTAACATCTAATAAATCCTTCTAAAGCTCTCATAAGTTCCCCGGTTTAGAAAATTAATTCCAAGCAGAATGTAATAGAATATGTATAAATAGTTTGGTTCAGGGAAACCTGAAATATAGTTTTCACTAGAGGTGGACTTCTTTAGATATTTCATGAAATTACACTAAAACCTAAAAGTTAATAACTTAAAGAGGCCTGACAAAATAGAATTACCAATAAAGAATAATTGCAATTGCATTTCATCACGTTGAgctgaaattagaaaaaaattgcaacatcattgtacaatataAGGATAAACATTCCATTGCTAACTGGGAAATAAAAATATACACCATATTGCTAGTTTATCATTCTTGAAGTTGGTTAGCAGGTCCAAGTGTGTCACAAAGAAGGTTGATAAGACTGAAGCAACCAAATTAAAAGGGCAGCCCGAtacactaaagctaccgctatgcgcggtgtccggagaagagcccaccacaagggtgtattgcacgcagccttaccttgcatttctgccggaggctgtttccaaggcttgaccccgtgacctcctggtcacatggcagcaactttaccggttactccagGGCTACCCCCTTCAACCAAATTACAGCAGTTAATAGACAATTGAAGCTATGTATTAATATGATTCTTTGGAGGAAAGAAAACTTATACCTCCAGTAACTACTTTATTAAGATTCTCGTCGCGACAAAAACAAACAATCCAAACTCTTCATCATGCTACTATACTAGCTAATATGAGGTATAGATTTCGATATATTCCACAAGGATAAAAAGTTTGCAGGACAAAAGGAACCAGCCAACAATTCAACTCATACCAAATTCAGACGGTGTCTTTGCCTCAATTGACAATGCGTGCAGTCCACTCTGCAACTCGTCTTGTAGTAATCCATAAATCATCCTATGCCTCTTAACCAAACTCTTCCCTTCAAATTCATCGGACACCACTTTTAAATTAAAGTGTGTCTCTCCATCATCACTGCCTCTAATCCCCGCGTGTCCAGCATGCTGATACGATACATCTTCAACTTGTAATTCAATAGGCCTAAGTTCCTTctccaatttctccttaattctcATCCCTCTACTCTTCAAAACACCCCCATCATCATCACCGCCACCAACACTTGCACTGATGTCACCAATAGCTACAGACTCAACATTTCCATTAACACCATTGGATGAACCCTCAGTCGAGGAGGCAGCAGCAGTTGATATTTCGCTCTCGCCTTCTTCAGCTTCAACGTACAACTGAAGAGCTTTTTTCTGCATTAACTCCAACATATTCAAAAACCCATTATTCCTAGACGGAGTTAAGCTTTGTTGCAACCCTAAAAGTACAGCAAAATCAGGGGAAACTTTTACGATTTCTTCTACCGATCTACCTGAAAGTCCCTGAACTAACAAAGCAGCAAGACCTTTAGTGAGTACCGAATCAGAATCAGCCTCAAAGAAAACCCTTCTTCTCTCCGAATCAAAATACGCTCTAACCCAAACCTGTGAAACACAACCCTGAACCTTGTTTTCACTCGTCTTGTATTTGGAATCAAGCGGCTTTAAATTCTTGCCGTAAAACAAGAGCTGTTCGTATTTAGCTTTTGGCTGCTCAACAGATTGAAAGAgcttgatgatttcttgaagctttGGTGGGAATTCTTCAATGGGTTGCAGAgattgtgaagaagaagaagaagaagaagcagaaactgattttgttgaaattttttcaaTGGTAATGGATCTAGAGAAGGTTAATTTAGGGGATTTTAAGGTTTTAAGGGATGGTGAATTAGGGTAGTGAAGAAGAAGGTGAGGAATTTTGGTGGAAATAGACATGGATTGAAAATAATGGAGCAATTGAAATGGCGACGAACGGAAGATTCCAGAGGACAAAAAGCCGATAATGTATAAATCCCTCCccattttgagaaaaaaaaaagaagaagaaaagccACCCAATCAAAATATTAGAGCCGACAGGGCCAGGCCCGTTGGCCCGGCCCAAACTCGATGTAGTTGGTTTCATTTTTGGATTAAcagtaaagttgctgtcatgtgaacAGAAGGTTCTAGCAAATGTAAGGTAAGGCTACGTCCGATATACCTTTGTGGTGGGGTCCTTCTCTGGACACCacgcatagcgatagctttagtgcaccggactgtcTTTTTTATTTAAGAATAGGTCTTTTTAGTTTGGCTCGAACAAATCCGTGGCCCGTAGGACTTGAATAATATGGGTTA
Proteins encoded:
- the LOC107850321 gene encoding sufE-like protein 1, chloroplastic/mitochondrial isoform X1, giving the protein MGRDLYIIGFLSSGIFRSSPFQLLHYFQSMSISTKIPHLLLHYPNSPSLKTLKSPKLTFSRSITIEKISTKSVSASSSSSSSQSLQPIEEFPPKLQEIIKLFQSVEQPKAKYEQLLFYGKNLKPLDSKYKTSENKVQGCVSQVWVRAYFDSERRRVFFEADSDSVLTKGLAALLVQGLSGRSVEEIVKVSPDFAVLLGLQQSLTPSRNNGFLNMLELMQKKALQLYVEAEEGESEISTAAASSTEGSSNGVNGNVESVAIGDISASVGGGDDDGGVLKSRGMRIKEKLEKELRPIELQVEDVSYQHAGHAGIRGSDDGETHFNLKVVSDEFEGKSLVKRHRMIYGLLQDELQSGLHALSIEAKTPSEFDHTMVSSTLGSHLSCTDSSLLMPHPCHTGTDMHLLTLLKSPSNIGSHLWSKLTDY
- the LOC107850321 gene encoding sufE-like protein 1, chloroplastic/mitochondrial isoform X3 yields the protein MGRDLYIIGFLSSGIFRSSPFQLLHYFQSMSISTKIPHLLLHYPNSPSLKTLKSPKLTFSRSITIEKISTKSVSASSSSSSSQSLQPIEEFPPKLQEIIKLFQSVEQPKAKYEQLLFYGKNLKPLDSKYKTSENKVQGCVSQVWVRAYFDSERRRVFFEADSDSVLTKGLAALLVQGLSGRSVEEIVKVSPDFAVLLGLQQSLTPSRNNGFLNMLELMQKKALQLYVEAEEGESEISTAAASSTEGSSNGVNGNVESVAIGDISASVGGGDDDGGVLKSRGMRIKEKLEKELRPIELQVEDVSYQHAGHAGIRGSDDGETHFNLKVVSDEFEGKSLVKRHRMIYGLLQDELQSGLHALSIEAKTPSEFVTAYGGHDL
- the LOC107850321 gene encoding sufE-like protein 1, chloroplastic/mitochondrial isoform X2 is translated as MGRDLYIIGFLSSGIFRSSPFQLLHYFQSMSISTKIPHLLLHYPNSPSLKTLKSPKLTFSRSITIEKISTKSVSASSSSSSSQSLQPIEEFPPKLQEIIKLFQSVEQPKAKYEQLLFYGKNLKPLDSKYKTSENKVQGCVSQVWVRAYFDSERRRVFFEADSDSVLTKGLAALLVQGLSGRSVEEIVKVSPDFAVLLGLQQSLTPSRNNGFLNMLELMQKKALQLYVEAEEGESEISTAAASSTEGSSNGVNGNVESVAIGDISASVGGGDDDGGVLKSRGMRIKEKLEKELRPIELQVEDVSYQHAGHAGIRGSDDGETHFNLKVVSDEFEGKSLVKRHRMIYGLLQDELQSGLHALSIEAKTPSEFGGSPGVTGKVAAM